GGCTCGACATCGCAAGGGGTCGCGATGCCCCAAGTTCCGCCGCGGGTTTTTCGGCTGCTTGACGCGTACCCCAACCCATTCAGCGCACGCACGACCATCCTCTTCACACCGCCCCAACAGGCCGAAGTAGAAGTCAGCGTGTTCGATGCGCTGGGCCGCCACGTGGGGCGGCTCTACGAGGGTGGCTCCCTTGCAGAGACCCATGCGGTCGTGTGGGATGCCTCTGGGTTGCCGAGTGGCGTCTACTACTGCCGCATGAACGCAGGAAACCTCGCATATATGCACAAGCTGCTACTGGTGCGCTGAGGACGGGTGTGGTTTGAGGAAGTTGTTTTGCATAAGTGCCCCAGGCCATGCTCTGGTCCGTAGGTCGCCCTCGTTGAGGCCCGCAAGGATCTCCCTAGTGCACCGGTGTCCCGCCGATAAGCCTTCGGTCTAAGCAGACGAGCGGCGGAACCAAGGGATCAAGAGGCTGCTTTTCAAAAGAAATGGGCAAGCAGTCGGAAGCACACGCGCGGGTTCACATGCGGACCCGCCCCCGGAGGAAGCTGGGCATGAAACCATGGTTTACAATAGTGGTGGCAGCAATCTCGCTGTGCACGGGCGGATGTGGACGGGAGACACAAAGGGAGCATCCCAAGTCGGTGACATTTCGGGTGCACAACCCCATCGCAGTACATCGGATTGATGAAGCGCTGATTCTTGACCTTGCTGACATAAGGCGCAAGGCTCCTGACTTCGGTCCCAAAGCATGCCTGGCACTGTGGGAAGGAAAGGAGGTGCCAAGCCAGGCCAACGACCTCAACGGTGATGGGGAGGCAGACCAACTGGTTGTCCTGCTTGACATTCCTCCCAAGAGCACGAAGGAGATTGTCCTGAAGTACTCGCCGGGGCAGATCACGCAGCGCTCGTACACCAGGCGAACCCATGCCGAACTTTCAGTGAAGACTGGAGGGGCCTTCGTAGGGAGAAAGTATGTGGGCGGGCAATGGGTGAACGTACACACATTGCAGGTGCCCAAGGAGCATACCGACCATTCGGAGTTCATTCGTTTTGAAGGCCCGGGCTGGGAGTCCGACCGCGTGGGATATCGCTTCTACCTAGACTGGCGCAATGCCATTGACGTCTTTGGCAAGAAGGTCCCTGGCATGGTTTTGCAAGAGGTGGGACTGGACGGATTCGAATCCTACCACAGTATGGCTGATTGGGGGATGGATATCCTGAAAGTTGGCGAGTCGCTAGGCATCGGCTCAGTGGGCATGTGGGTCGACGGTAAGGCACAACGTGTAAGTGTGGTTGACAGCGTCCAGTGCGAGGTGGCGCTGGACGGACCGGT
This genomic stretch from candidate division KSB1 bacterium harbors:
- a CDS encoding DUF4861 domain-containing protein — its product is MKPWFTIVVAAISLCTGGCGRETQREHPKSVTFRVHNPIAVHRIDEALILDLADIRRKAPDFGPKACLALWEGKEVPSQANDLNGDGEADQLVVLLDIPPKSTKEIVLKYSPGQITQRSYTRRTHAELSVKTGGAFVGRKYVGGQWVNVHTLQVPKEHTDHSEFIRFEGPGWESDRVGYRFYLDWRNAIDVFGKKVPGMVLQEVGLDGFESYHSMADWGMDILKVGESLGIGSVGMWVDGKAQRVSVVDSVQCEVALDGPVQSLVRTTYWGWRIGGYSSDLVSELSITAGSRITTHRLQVRGNVPNLCTGIVKDPAAESFTSVGGGQYGYLATYGKQSLAGDSLGLAVLFRQEDLMTFAEDEYSHVVVLRPAGGRVTYHFLAAWEQEPGGIKTRAEFVAYLEEMLQRLDHPIVLE